In the genome of Pelobacter seleniigenes DSM 18267, one region contains:
- a CDS encoding OmpA family protein — protein sequence MHKIWLNSVKSLIFSGLFFMTACAGPPLKLVPIPVTANPTEEVGKLQIDIASARQQQVNVLAPTWFNKAESSLAEAKRLIAEKGDMGTIGTNVSKGHAEITKALEMANISRTVIPEAIKGRDLARVAGATTFAQSYTDAEEQFLDLTREIENNNVNYAQRNEQKVVNSFRVLEIKAIKETTLGEVRKLLTQAEKEGAKKLAPTVFAQTQKELQDVDTYISANPYAKEEMHLKAAAALFQANRLLQLTRQSETFRKMQPIEVALWTEDVIENTSEKLGAPDMRDQSTKIQISNMMGTSGALKADRDFLSEKSKGQQTRIDGLLISQQNELQALRQKHSEEISDLQSKLATEVGQKERLEIAKRAEQERLKSEKQAIEDKLAGERKFNEQYNQVQALFTSEEAECYKQGQQMVVRLRGMSFPVGQSIIMPENYALLSKVQHAIRTFDDPSVTIEGHTDSTGTLELNNHLSQMRAEAVRGYLLANALTTEDKVTAVGYGSSRPLSPNATTEGRAQNRRIDLIITPKGQLTL from the coding sequence ATGCACAAAATTTGGTTGAATTCCGTCAAATCCCTCATTTTTTCAGGCCTGTTTTTCATGACTGCCTGCGCAGGTCCCCCCTTAAAACTTGTTCCGATTCCCGTAACAGCCAATCCTACCGAAGAAGTGGGCAAACTCCAAATCGACATTGCCAGCGCCCGGCAGCAGCAGGTCAATGTACTGGCCCCAACCTGGTTTAACAAGGCCGAATCATCCTTGGCCGAAGCGAAGAGACTTATCGCTGAAAAGGGTGATATGGGAACCATCGGCACAAATGTTTCCAAAGGCCACGCCGAAATCACCAAAGCCCTGGAGATGGCAAATATCTCCCGTACGGTCATCCCCGAAGCCATCAAGGGAAGGGACCTGGCTCGCGTCGCCGGAGCCACGACATTTGCCCAGAGCTATACAGACGCGGAGGAACAGTTCCTTGATCTGACCCGCGAAATCGAGAACAACAACGTGAATTACGCACAACGTAACGAGCAGAAAGTTGTCAATAGCTTCCGGGTTCTAGAGATCAAAGCCATCAAAGAAACCACCTTAGGGGAGGTTCGAAAACTTTTAACTCAGGCTGAGAAAGAAGGAGCCAAAAAGTTAGCACCAACGGTCTTCGCTCAAACCCAAAAAGAGCTTCAGGATGTGGATACCTATATTTCAGCAAACCCTTATGCAAAGGAGGAGATGCACCTGAAGGCTGCCGCCGCATTATTCCAGGCCAACCGCCTCCTTCAACTGACGCGACAAAGCGAGACGTTCCGCAAAATGCAGCCGATCGAGGTTGCTCTTTGGACAGAAGATGTGATTGAAAACACCTCGGAAAAACTCGGGGCACCTGACATGCGTGACCAATCCACAAAGATCCAGATTTCCAACATGATGGGAACGTCCGGCGCTCTGAAAGCCGACCGGGACTTTTTGTCTGAAAAAAGCAAAGGCCAGCAAACCAGAATTGACGGGCTGCTGATTTCCCAGCAGAATGAACTCCAGGCCCTCCGCCAGAAGCACAGCGAAGAAATTTCTGACCTCCAGTCCAAATTGGCGACAGAAGTTGGTCAAAAAGAGAGGCTTGAAATCGCAAAACGGGCTGAGCAGGAACGCCTGAAATCCGAGAAACAGGCTATCGAAGATAAATTGGCCGGTGAGCGGAAATTCAACGAACAGTACAACCAGGTTCAGGCGCTTTTTACGAGTGAAGAGGCTGAATGTTACAAACAGGGACAGCAAATGGTGGTTCGCCTTCGAGGGATGAGTTTCCCGGTTGGGCAATCGATCATCATGCCTGAAAATTACGCTCTACTGAGCAAGGTCCAACATGCGATTCGAACCTTCGATGACCCAAGTGTGACAATCGAAGGGCATACCGACTCGACTGGAACCTTGGAACTGAACAATCACCTCTCCCAGATGAGGGCTGAGGCGGTTCGCGGATACTTGCTGGCAAACGCTTTAACCACCGAGGATAAAGTGACAGCAGTCGGTTACGGTTCAAGCCGACCTCTTTCCCCCAACGCAACGACCGAGGGACGCGCTCAAAATCGCCGTATAGACTTAATAATTACCCCCAAAGGGCAACTAACCCTGTAG
- a CDS encoding B12-binding domain-containing radical SAM protein, with the protein MKILLVYPHYPATFWSFRYAMKFINRKASFPPLGLLTVAAMLPESWEKRLIDMNVTSLTAEDLSWADYVFISAMSIQRQSAHDVIEQCRRLEVKTVAGGPLFTSCPEDFPAVDHLVLGEAEISLPLFLADLGRAVPRRIYSAEGWAQLQETPVPLWDLVKMKDYAAMNIQYGRGCPFDCEFCDITALFGRKPRSKGPAQLVAELESLYVRGWHGAVFFVDDNFIGDKARLKREVLPLIIDWMAERDYPFYFYTEASIDLADDPQLLELMVRAGFEEVFIGIETPHEGGLVECGKVQNKNRDLLASVKRIQQTGLQVHGGFIVGFDSDPATIFERQIGFIQESGIVTAMVGVLSALRGTKLYQRLEHEGRLLKASSGDNTAIDLNFIPRMRPEVLIAGYQRILTTIYAPKLYYQRVINLFREYQPRPQGRYRLQPGYIGAFFKSILLMGVLGKERRHYWKLICWSLCKKPRLFPLAITYAVYGYHFRKVTEQIMVNGMFNDQVAWEKTVK; encoded by the coding sequence ATGAAAATACTTCTGGTCTATCCACATTATCCCGCCACCTTCTGGAGCTTTCGCTACGCCATGAAATTCATCAACCGCAAGGCGAGTTTCCCGCCTCTGGGGTTGTTGACCGTAGCGGCAATGCTGCCCGAATCCTGGGAAAAGCGGTTGATTGATATGAACGTGACCTCTCTCACCGCCGAAGACCTAAGTTGGGCCGATTATGTCTTCATCAGTGCAATGAGCATCCAGCGGCAGTCGGCCCATGACGTGATCGAGCAATGCCGCAGGCTGGAAGTGAAAACCGTCGCCGGAGGACCGCTGTTCACCTCGTGTCCGGAGGATTTCCCCGCAGTCGACCACCTGGTGCTGGGAGAGGCTGAAATATCCCTGCCTTTGTTCCTGGCGGATCTAGGCCGTGCCGTCCCCCGGCGGATCTATTCTGCCGAGGGTTGGGCACAACTGCAAGAGACCCCGGTTCCGCTTTGGGATCTGGTGAAGATGAAGGATTACGCGGCTATGAATATCCAGTACGGCCGAGGTTGCCCTTTCGACTGTGAATTCTGCGACATTACCGCGCTGTTCGGTCGCAAGCCACGCAGCAAAGGTCCGGCCCAACTGGTCGCCGAACTGGAGAGTCTTTATGTGCGCGGCTGGCATGGGGCAGTCTTTTTCGTCGATGATAACTTCATTGGTGACAAGGCTCGCTTGAAACGTGAAGTTCTGCCCCTGATCATTGACTGGATGGCAGAGCGCGACTATCCATTCTATTTTTATACCGAGGCATCTATCGATCTCGCCGATGATCCCCAACTGCTGGAACTGATGGTCCGGGCCGGGTTCGAAGAGGTCTTCATCGGCATTGAAACGCCGCATGAGGGGGGTCTCGTCGAGTGCGGCAAAGTGCAGAACAAGAACCGTGATCTGCTGGCTTCTGTAAAGCGCATTCAGCAGACCGGACTGCAGGTGCATGGCGGCTTTATCGTCGGTTTCGACAGCGATCCGGCAACAATCTTCGAACGCCAGATCGGTTTCATCCAGGAGAGCGGCATCGTTACCGCCATGGTTGGGGTGCTCTCCGCCCTGCGCGGGACCAAACTCTATCAGCGCCTGGAACACGAAGGAAGACTGCTGAAGGCCTCGTCCGGTGACAACACCGCCATTGATCTCAATTTCATCCCCCGCATGCGGCCGGAGGTTCTCATCGCCGGCTATCAGCGCATCCTCACCACCATCTACGCCCCCAAGCTCTATTATCAGCGGGTCATCAATCTCTTTCGCGAGTACCAACCCCGTCCTCAGGGGCGCTATCGTCTGCAGCCCGGGTATATCGGGGCATTTTTCAAGTCGATACTGCTGATGGGTGTGCTCGGCAAGGAACGGCGGCATTACTGGAAACTCATTTGCTGGTCGCTCTGCAAAAAACCACGCCTCTTCCCGCTGGCCATCACCTACGCGGTCTACGGCTATCACTTCCGTAAGGTGACAGAACAGATCATGGTGAATGGCATGTTCAACGACCAGGTTGCCTGGGAGAAAACGGTGAAATAA
- a CDS encoding BON domain-containing protein, whose product MFKMNRIMTILACLLLIASLSGCSATRTRESTGQYIDNSVITSKVKAAIFDEPTLKSMQINVESFKGEVQLSGFVDSAQSVKKAGEVARSVEGVVSVKNDLVVK is encoded by the coding sequence ATGTTTAAGATGAATCGCATAATGACAATCCTGGCCTGTCTGTTGCTGATCGCGTCCCTCAGCGGATGTTCAGCCACTAGGACAAGAGAAAGTACCGGCCAGTATATCGACAACTCAGTGATCACTTCCAAAGTAAAAGCCGCCATCTTTGACGAACCGACCTTGAAAAGCATGCAGATCAATGTTGAATCTTTCAAAGGCGAAGTCCAGTTAAGCGGTTTTGTCGATTCAGCCCAGAGCGTCAAAAAAGCCGGCGAAGTCGCTCGTAGCGTTGAAGGGGTTGTCTCGGTGAAAAACGACCTGGTTGTCAAATAA
- a CDS encoding putative quinol monooxygenase, translated as MIDVTIRMKVPADKRNEVLQAISDLLAPIRNEQDCLSCHCYLDVEAEDVVIFEQEWKTNEALATHLRSAHFKVLLGAMKLLLIEPEIKFNTIVAMEEGKTLAAFKTGGLAGL; from the coding sequence ATGATCGACGTCACCATCAGGATGAAGGTGCCAGCAGATAAACGCAATGAAGTTTTACAGGCCATCAGTGACCTGCTTGCACCGATCCGCAACGAGCAGGACTGCTTAAGCTGCCATTGCTACCTGGATGTTGAGGCAGAAGATGTTGTTATCTTCGAGCAGGAGTGGAAAACCAATGAAGCTCTGGCGACTCATCTCAGATCCGCCCATTTCAAAGTTCTGCTCGGGGCGATGAAACTGCTCTTGATTGAGCCGGAAATCAAATTCAATACCATTGTTGCCATGGAGGAAGGGAAAACGTTGGCAGCGTTTAAAACAGGGGGATTGGCTGGACTGTAA
- a CDS encoding Thivi_2564 family membrane protein: MPLIQVILVLIIVGFLLWLVNRFIPMAGSIKTILNAVVVIAVVLWLLNIFGIFGQLPAINLGR, from the coding sequence ATGCCGTTGATTCAAGTTATCCTGGTTCTGATCATCGTCGGTTTTCTGCTCTGGCTCGTCAACCGCTTCATTCCTATGGCGGGATCGATAAAGACCATTTTAAATGCCGTGGTGGTCATTGCCGTGGTTTTGTGGCTGCTGAACATTTTTGGCATTTTCGGCCAACTTCCCGCCATCAATCTGGGGAGATGA
- a CDS encoding DUF3309 family protein, protein MLGTILIVVILLLLLGALPTWPHSRQWGFYPSGGLGVILLIFLILMLFGRI, encoded by the coding sequence ATGTTGGGAACAATACTGATCGTCGTCATCCTCTTGCTGCTGTTGGGCGCACTGCCGACCTGGCCGCACAGCCGTCAATGGGGTTTCTATCCAAGTGGCGGACTTGGTGTGATCCTCTTGATTTTCCTGATCCTGATGCTGTTTGGCAGGATTTAG
- a CDS encoding lmo0937 family membrane protein: MLWTVAVALTALWLLGLVSSTTLGGFIHVLLIIAIIVLVLGFIQGRRV, from the coding sequence ATGCTTTGGACAGTTGCTGTCGCTCTCACGGCCCTATGGTTATTGGGGCTGGTAAGTAGTACGACACTGGGAGGTTTTATTCACGTACTGCTGATCATTGCAATCATTGTCCTGGTGCTGGGTTTCATCCAGGGCCGCCGGGTTTGA
- a CDS encoding BON domain-containing protein, which translates to MQSKWLSLFPIMAVLVLLTISGPVLAANMDSKIESSAEESHVFTNNLKDDDIKVRSNAGVVTLTGNVSQESHKTLAGETVANLPKVKSVDNQLEVKGEQPEAMSDAWLLTKVKTTLLYHRSVSVGTEVAVKNGIVTLNGVADNQAQKELTTEYAKDIDGVKDVNNEMTVSMSGEESQPIGAKFDDASTTALVKITLLSHRSTSALKTAVTTTDGVVVLTGKASNTAEKNLATKLAGDVSGVQSVQNDMTVM; encoded by the coding sequence ATGCAATCAAAATGGTTAAGCTTATTTCCAATTATGGCGGTGCTTGTTCTGCTGACAATCAGTGGTCCGGTGCTGGCGGCAAACATGGACAGCAAAATCGAATCATCGGCCGAAGAATCCCATGTGTTTACCAACAACCTCAAGGACGATGATATCAAGGTTCGGTCCAACGCCGGGGTCGTCACCCTCACGGGGAACGTCTCCCAGGAATCTCACAAAACATTGGCCGGGGAAACCGTGGCGAACCTGCCCAAGGTCAAGAGTGTCGACAACCAGCTTGAAGTCAAAGGGGAACAACCCGAAGCAATGTCTGATGCGTGGCTATTGACCAAAGTAAAAACCACTCTCTTGTACCATCGTAGCGTGAGCGTCGGGACTGAAGTCGCTGTCAAGAACGGTATCGTCACCTTGAATGGGGTTGCCGATAACCAGGCACAGAAGGAATTGACTACGGAATATGCCAAGGATATCGACGGGGTCAAGGACGTCAACAATGAAATGACAGTCTCCATGTCTGGAGAAGAGTCACAACCGATCGGCGCCAAATTTGACGACGCCTCTACCACAGCTCTGGTCAAGATAACATTGCTCAGCCATCGTTCGACCAGTGCTCTCAAGACTGCGGTCACGACCACAGACGGGGTCGTGGTTCTTACCGGCAAAGCCAGCAATACTGCGGAAAAGAACCTGGCGACCAAGCTCGCCGGTGATGTTAGCGGCGTCCAGTCGGTACAGAATGACATGACTGTCATGTAA
- a CDS encoding class I SAM-dependent methyltransferase: MGQFAETSLVKLFDRNFRRIQKRVADRLELPIEIQLWGDHVYRLGKGDPAIKIMVEDPKGLAALVRLDELKICEAYMTGSLDVAGDMLGFASLRGLLSDHHPLHALWQWLTPLFGGRVRADRKAIAGHYDFSNEFYLKFMDPTRCYSQAIFSHDEEALETAQRRKLDFALNACRLKPGDRVLDVGGGWGSFTEHAGRRGVQVTSLTISQQSEIFITDLIARRELPCRVLNQDFWEHSPAAPYDGIVILGVMEHLPDYAAVLRRLQKFLKPGGRVYLDASAFREKYSKPSFVSRYIFPGDHAYFCLHAFLAEVAKSPLDVLEVYNDRHNYYLTCKSWAENLETARDEIVRRWGEMLYRRFRLYLWGSAQAFLSGGMDAYRVVLEFPENSHA; encoded by the coding sequence ATGGGACAGTTCGCTGAGACTTCATTGGTAAAACTTTTTGATCGGAACTTTCGACGCATCCAGAAGAGGGTGGCCGACAGGCTGGAACTGCCGATTGAGATCCAGTTATGGGGCGATCATGTCTATCGACTGGGCAAAGGTGACCCGGCGATCAAGATCATGGTTGAAGACCCGAAGGGGCTCGCTGCTCTGGTGAGATTGGACGAACTGAAGATTTGTGAAGCATACATGACCGGCAGTCTGGATGTTGCCGGCGACATGCTCGGGTTTGCCAGCTTACGTGGGCTTTTGAGCGACCATCATCCTCTGCACGCCCTGTGGCAGTGGCTGACCCCATTGTTCGGTGGCCGAGTGCGGGCTGACCGAAAAGCAATAGCGGGTCATTATGACTTCAGCAACGAATTTTACCTCAAGTTCATGGACCCGACCCGCTGTTATTCACAAGCAATTTTTTCACATGACGAAGAAGCGTTAGAGACCGCCCAACGCCGTAAACTTGATTTTGCCCTCAATGCCTGTCGGCTGAAACCAGGGGATCGCGTCCTCGATGTTGGTGGTGGTTGGGGCAGTTTTACCGAACATGCCGGCCGCCGGGGTGTTCAGGTGACCTCCCTGACCATTTCCCAACAATCCGAAATCTTTATAACTGACCTGATTGCACGCCGGGAGCTTCCCTGCCGGGTATTGAATCAGGACTTTTGGGAACACTCTCCAGCAGCCCCTTATGACGGCATTGTCATTCTCGGGGTGATGGAGCACCTGCCCGACTATGCGGCCGTGTTACGTCGTCTTCAAAAGTTCCTGAAACCCGGCGGCCGTGTCTACCTTGATGCCAGCGCCTTTCGCGAAAAGTATTCCAAGCCTTCCTTCGTGTCCCGCTACATCTTTCCGGGCGACCATGCCTATTTCTGCTTGCACGCTTTTCTGGCCGAAGTGGCGAAAAGCCCACTGGATGTCCTGGAGGTCTATAACGATCGGCATAACTATTACCTCACCTGCAAATCCTGGGCTGAAAACCTGGAAACCGCCCGTGACGAAATTGTCAGGCGTTGGGGAGAGATGCTTTATCGGCGTTTTCGACTGTATCTCTGGGGGTCGGCCCAGGCCTTTCTCAGCGGCGGAATGGATGCTTACCGGGTCGTATTGGAGTTCCCTGAAAACAGCCATGCTTAA
- a CDS encoding sensor domain-containing diguanylate cyclase, producing the protein MNDKKKTKSHLIREMTELRLRAEERTRAKTADLKQSRGADEMCRLVQELEVHQVELEMQNEELRGVQEELERAIDTYTELYDFAPIGYFTLDDQGLIREVNLAGAQLLGKERPRVVNKPLAEFIADAAGKEAFSQHLESVLQIEDTQKCDINLKGKNGRQIHGQFQSVRLSARDCETPNVLTAIVDNTTAKLAAERLKEVSFQQQAILNNILDSVWLKDLEGRYVIVNNSFCQALAVSPEELLGKTDFDVYPHRQAERNQKVFQTVLATGSGSYYEESRVDPQGQTTYLEKTQSPIFNVAGLVIGVIGVDHDFTNRKNIENSLFHQSTHDSLTGLYNRAFFDGEIERLAQGRVFPISVVMADINGVKTVNDSLGHAAGDKLIQLVGQIIHNAFRAEDIVARIGGDEFAILLPGADKEIAEEVVGRILTCDKVKNGQVGIAFGIATAENGAQLIDALKLGDQQMYRMKLEQRGSKPTRPPS; encoded by the coding sequence ATGAACGACAAGAAAAAAACGAAATCCCATTTAATTCGCGAAATGACCGAGTTGCGGCTTCGGGCTGAAGAGCGGACTCGTGCCAAAACAGCTGATTTAAAGCAATCCCGGGGCGCGGATGAAATGTGCAGACTCGTCCAGGAACTTGAGGTCCACCAGGTTGAACTGGAAATGCAGAATGAGGAATTGCGCGGAGTCCAGGAAGAACTTGAGCGAGCGATAGATACCTATACAGAACTCTATGATTTTGCGCCCATCGGTTATTTCACCCTGGATGACCAGGGACTGATCCGTGAGGTCAATCTGGCCGGAGCCCAACTGCTGGGTAAAGAACGGCCAAGAGTGGTGAATAAACCATTGGCAGAATTTATTGCCGATGCAGCCGGAAAGGAGGCGTTTTCTCAACATCTTGAAAGCGTTTTGCAGATTGAGGATACACAGAAATGTGATATCAACCTCAAAGGTAAAAACGGTCGTCAGATTCATGGCCAATTCCAGAGTGTCAGGTTGTCCGCAAGGGATTGCGAAACCCCAAATGTACTGACCGCAATCGTGGATAACACGACCGCCAAGCTCGCTGCAGAGCGTTTGAAAGAAGTGAGTTTCCAGCAGCAGGCGATCCTTAATAATATTCTCGATAGCGTGTGGTTGAAGGATCTGGAGGGCAGGTATGTCATCGTGAATAATTCTTTTTGCCAAGCTCTTGCCGTAAGCCCCGAGGAGCTGCTCGGGAAGACTGATTTTGATGTTTATCCGCATCGTCAGGCGGAAAGGAATCAAAAGGTCTTCCAGACCGTCCTGGCAACCGGCAGCGGCAGTTATTACGAAGAATCACGGGTTGATCCACAAGGACAAACCACATACTTGGAGAAGACTCAATCGCCCATCTTTAATGTCGCTGGCCTGGTTATTGGTGTCATCGGCGTTGACCACGATTTCACCAACCGCAAAAATATCGAAAATTCCCTCTTTCACCAAAGCACCCATGACAGTTTGACAGGTCTCTATAACCGGGCATTTTTCGACGGAGAAATTGAACGGCTGGCGCAGGGAAGAGTGTTTCCGATCAGTGTGGTGATGGCTGATATCAACGGTGTGAAGACGGTCAATGATTCTCTGGGCCACGCGGCAGGAGACAAACTCATCCAGTTAGTGGGGCAGATAATTCACAACGCTTTCCGGGCTGAAGACATCGTGGCACGAATCGGGGGGGATGAGTTTGCCATTCTTTTACCGGGCGCAGACAAAGAGATTGCGGAAGAAGTTGTTGGCAGGATTCTAACTTGCGATAAGGTCAAAAATGGCCAGGTTGGCATTGCCTTCGGCATTGCGACCGCCGAAAATGGAGCGCAGCTGATAGACGCTTTAAAGCTTGGAGATCAGCAGATGTACCGGATGAAATTGGAACAACGAGGATCGAAGCCAACCAGACCCCCTTCCTAG